In Zingiber officinale cultivar Zhangliang chromosome 1A, Zo_v1.1, whole genome shotgun sequence, a genomic segment contains:
- the LOC122014757 gene encoding guanine nucleotide exchange factor SPIKE 1-like: MDIGSLNIEDFIAIGVIFSATDFVRTLQDPKRKVHKSVKGVLKLEVEKLHTSLVDVDNISDGGSIIIDSNDDGDRFTETSLRKYHSNGHDIPIIAMA, from the exons ATGGATATTGGCTCATTGAATATCGAAGACTTTATtg CAATAGGTGTCATATTTTCTGCCACAGATTTTGTCCGCACCTTGCAG GATCCTAAAAGAAAGGTACACAAGTCTGTTAAAGGTGTATTGAAATTGGAGGTTGAAAAGCTTCATACTTCACTAGTTGATGTGGACAATATCTCTGACGGTGGAAGCATAATCATTGACTCAAATGATGATGGTGATCGTTTTACTGAAACTTCTTTAAGAAAGTATCATAGCAATGGTCATGATATCCCTATCATAGCAATGGCTTGA
- the LOC122014762 gene encoding putative disease resistance protein At3g14460: protein MMKLINLRKLDASKHVVDKFIHNITEVGKLTSLQNLSTFKVLKDNGHKLAELNRLKQLRGKLCITNLENVENKDEANIASLNSKEHLNRLELEWTFSQKSGSEVTLQISEQVLEGLQPHHNLQWLTIRGYNGARPPNWLHEQVYSRLDTLQLQNCKNWNDLLVIGQLSQLKHLCLVRIPVQTQNLHNLFNPKHCKFFSQLEELVLEGITMLEDLPNLGQLPSLKSLDIRSLTGVKMIGDKFFAAMEEGSCFPKLHTLRFNSMSAWEEFYCSDDRNLFPCLDLLNISNCQKLLMLPSLPPSITCLQLKNVGLEDCPRFWKAIDEGSSITNSASVIELSIQECPNLKILEEGLLAHHLQQIYIHKCEQLSSVPVKRLKELTSLWSLSITECPKLTSMTQDECIDFQLPPLITELCLYDCGNLSISLPGCLHNLSSLTVLIIGKCSDLVSLPIQPLFNLNRLIIENCNELRSVGVLKKSLKNLEITGCPMLQLSQREAQTEKLLLRKLVIDDTAFMQQFPIKNSLSSVELLSISSSCEAVMFDGEDQESLQSLTSLQQLSFSNCKNLQFLPTKLYTLTSLQVLQIHNCPQIQSLPEKGLPPALINIDFHGCHLALEQQLVIHLEEIKKSGRYDGITYV, encoded by the coding sequence ATGATGAAGTTGATCAACTTGAGAAAACTTGATGCGAGCAAACATGTAGTAGATAAGTTTATTCACAATATAACAGAGGTTGGGAAACTTACTTCTCTTCAGAATTTGTCTACTTTCAAAGTGCTAAAAGATAATGGACACAAACTTGCTGAATTAAACAGGTTGAAACAGCTCCGGGGAAAACTTTGTATAACTAATCTTGAGAATGTGGAGAACAAAGACGAAGCAAATATTGCTAGTTTGAACAGTAAAGAACACCTCAATAGGTTGGAGCTAGAATGGACATTTTCACAAAAATCCGGTTCAGAAGTTACTTTGCAAATCTCAGAGCAGGTTCTTGAAGGTCTCCAGCCGCATCACAACCTACAATGGTTGACAATCAGAGGATACAATGGTGCTAGACCTCCCAATTGGCTACACGAACAAGTATATTCTAGATTGGACACTCTCCAACTTCAAAATTGTAAAAACTGGAACGATCTATTAGTTATTGGGCAACTATCACAGTTAAAGCATCTCTGCCTTGTGAGAATTCCGGTCCAAACCCAAAATTTACACAATTTGTTCAATCCAAAACACTGCAAGTTTTTCTCCCAATTAGAAGAATTGGTACTAGAGGGCATTACTATGTTGGAGGATCTCCCAAATCTTGGACAACTTCCGTCTCTCAAGTCTCTTGACATTCGGAGTTTGACGGGAGTGAAGATGATAGGCGATAAATTCTTTGCTGCAATGGAAGAAGGTAGTTGTTTTCCTAAATTACATACTCTCCGTTTCAATAGCATGTCAGCATGGGAAGAGTTCTATTGTTCCGACGATAGAAATCTATTTCCCTGTTTGGATCTTTTGAATATTTCAAATTGCCAAAAGCTGCTGATGTTACCTAGCCTTCCGCCTTCAATAACATGCCTACAATTAAAGAATGTTGGGCTGGAAGATTGTCCAAGATTCTGGAAAGCAATTGATGAAGGTAGCAGCATAACTAATTCTGCATCTGTTATAGAGTTGTCCATTCAGGAATGTCCAAACTTGAAAATTCTAgaagaagggttgctagcacaccATCTACAGCAGATTTATATACATAAATGTGAACAATTGTCGTCGGTGCCAGTCAAAAGGTTGAAAGAACTCACCTCTTTATGGTCATTGTCAATAACAGAGTGCCCGAAGCTCACGAGCATGACACAAGATGAGTGCATTGATTTCCAACTCCCGCCATTAATTACAGAACTATGTTTGTATGATTGTGGAAATCTTTCCATTTCACTGCCTGGCTGCCTGCATAACCTGTCCTCGTTGACTGTCTTGATTATAGGCAAATGTTCAGATCTAGTTTCTTTACCAATACAACCATTGTTTAATTTGAATCGTTTAATAATCGAGAATTGCAATGAGTTGAGATCAGTAGGAGTACTAAAAAAATCCCTCAAGAACTTGGAGATTACAGGATGTCCCATGCTTCAACTTTCTCAAAGAGAGGCACAAACAGAGAAATTGTTATTGCGGAAGTTAGTGATTGATGACACAGCGTTTATGCAACAATTCCCCATAAAAAATTCACTATCATCTGTAGAACTTCTTAGCATCTCATCCTCTTGTGAAGCGGTGATGTTTGATGGGGAAGATCAGGAGTCATTGCAAAGCTTGACATCTCTCCAACAATTAAGTTTCTCCAATTGCAAGAATCTACAATTCCTGCCAACAAAGTTGTACACCCTTACGTCCCTTCAGGTTTTGCAGATACATAATTGCCCACAAATTCAGTCTTTGCCAGAGAAGGGGTTACCTCCTGCCCTCATAAATATAGACTTTCATGGTTGCCATCTGGCACTGGAGCAGCAATTGGTAATACACTTGGAGGAAATTAAGAAGTCTGGTCGATACGATGGAATAACTTACGTGTAG
- the LOC122014772 gene encoding putative disease resistance protein RGA1, which produces MIGFALTALGWLAESFMVALAGKAVDRAVQQFGEQHGVEEDLKKLKDSLANAMLQISTIENLWLKDESLQKRLKELLIGLKDAAYDADDLLDEFQYRILKQQIEQQADEAGNRASSSSYSTPPPGKKIKTSLSSYASGLFGKGDDDDNNNDVQRMREIKRRLDDNSAALEKIYSSLGAEDDRGKKQLVSSESRQTSSFSIEPQLFGRDKELQELKDLLLKSEVASKFDQGGVSVLSITGIGGIGKTTLAQEVFNDNTVEEYFKLRIWVCVSENFSTERLTREIIEYTTKKKCNVPNFAALQVVLKEKITQERFLLVLDDVWNEERHKWESLCAPLRFGKPGSKILVTTRSRSIAGMVGDVDPIHLDGMDEKSFWNFFKKCAFGSSNSGIHHPHLEAMAKKMTYKLKGLPLAAKTLGGLMSMKLDEQHWKSILDSEIWQLPQEENGIMPALQLSYQYLPPHLKQCFAFCSLFPKDYEFSESKLIGIWIAEGFIVHQGSIRMEELGSNYFHELVNRSFFEKSTTRMVERGSNYFHELVYRRSFFQKLGTTTDRRGRVFIQSSTDEKFVMHDLIHDLAELISMGESYRVEKGKFHAIPSTIRHLSMYKEEEGMLTRGLIDYLITINYER; this is translated from the coding sequence ATGATTGGGTTCGCGCTGACAGCCTTGGGATGGCTCGCGGAGAGCTTCATGGTTGCCTTGGCCGGAAAGGCCGTCGATCGCGCTGTTCAACAGTTTGGTGAGCAGCATGGAGTTGAAGAAGACCTCAAGAAGCTGAAGGATTCTCTCGCCAACGCCATGTTGCAAATCAGCACCATCGAGAACTTGTGGCTAAAAGATGAGAGCCTGCAGAAGAGATTGAAGGAGTTGCTGATAGGCCTCAAGGATGCTGCTTACGATGCTGATGACTTATTGGATGAATTCCAATACAGAATTCTGAAGCAGCAGATCGAGCAACAAGCAGATGAGGCTGGTAACCGAGCATCGTCTTCCTCCTACTCCACTCCCCCTCCAGGCAAAAAGATAAAAACTTCATTATCTAGTTACGCCAGTGGCCTTTTCGGAAAAGGGgatgatgatgataataataatGATGTGCAGAGAATGAGGGAAATAAAGAGGAGGCTAGATGACAACTCAGCTGCTCTTGAGAAAATTTACAGTTCCCTAGGCGCAGAAGATGATAGAGGAAAGAAACAATTGGTGTCCTCGGAGAGCCGGCAAACGAGCTCCTTTTCGATCGAACCTCAATTGTTTGGCAGAGACAAAGAGCTGCAAGAACTCAAGGATTTGTTGTTGAAATCAGAAGTTGCATCTAAATTTGACCAAGGTGGAGTCTCTGTTTTATCTATTACTGGTATTGGAGGGATTGGGAAGACCACTCTGGCTCAGGAAGTCTTCAACGACAATACCGTGGAAGAATACTTTAAACTCAGAATTTGGGTCTGTGTTTCTGAAAATTTCAGCACAGAGAGATTGACCAGAGAGATTATAGAGTATACAACCAAGAAGAAGTGTAATGTCCCAAACTTCGCTGCTCTTCAAGTGGTTCTCAAGGAGAAGATCACTCAAGAGAGATTTCTACTGGTATTGGACGATGTGTGGAACGAGGAAAGGCACAAATGGGAGAGCCTTTGTGCACCATTGAGGTTTGGAAAACCTGGTAGCAAGATATTAGTAACAACTCGCTCTAGGAGTATTGCTGGCATGGTTGGTGATGTGGATCCGATTCATCTGGATGGTATGGATGAGAAGAGCTTCTGGAATTTTTTCAAGAAATGTGCATTCGGTTCTTCAAATAGTGGTATTCATCATCCTCATTTAGAAGCCATGGCGAAGAAGATGACTTATAAATTAAAGGGATTGCCGCTTGCAGCAAAGACTCTAGGAGGGTTGATGAGCATGAAGTTGGATGAGCAACACTGGAAAAGCATTTTAGATAGTGAAATATGGCAACTTCCCCAAGAAGAAAATGGGATTATGCCAGCGCTACAACTGAGCTATCAATATCTTCCACCTCATCTTAAACAATGCTTTGCATTTTGCTCCTTGTTTCCTAAAGACTATGAGTTTTCTGAATCTAAGTTGATCGGTATTTGGATAGCAGAAGGATTCATAGTGCACCAAGGAAGTATCAGAATGGAGGAGCTAGGAAGCAACTACTTTCATGAGTTAGTTAACAGGTCTTTCTTTGAAAAGTCAACAACCAGAATGGTGGAGCGGGGAAGCAACTACTTTCATGAGTTAGTTTACAGGCGGTCTTTCTTTCAAAAGTTAGGAACAACAACCGATCGTAGGGGTCGGGTTTTCATTCAAAGTTCAACCGATGAAAAATTTGTAATGCATGACCTCATACATGATCTTGCAGAACTCATATCTATGGGCGAGTCTTACCGGGTTGAGAAAGGCAAGTTCCATGCAATTCCTAGCACCATTCGTCATCTTTCAATgtacaaagaggaagaaggtatGCTGACAAGAGGTTTAATAGATTATCTCATTACAATAAATTACGAACGCTAA